The genome window TCTTATGGGCAGATTCAGGGTATTGGTGAGTTTGTTTTAAATGAAACTGCAGAGCAGCCTGCTGCAGAGGTTGCTTCTCCTCATCTTGCAGAAAAGACAGATGAAACCAAGGTGATGGTTGGTTATGCTGTTGGTGCAGGTGTTGATCTTGCAGTTGCTGATAACATTGTTCTACGTACAGAATACCGCTATTCAGATCTTGGTAAGAAGAAATTTGCAAATAACGAAATTGATATGCAATACAAAACCAATGACTTCCGTGTTGGTATAGCTTACAAATTTTAATATATTTAACTTTTAGAACATCAGGGGCCCTGTTTTGCAGGGCCTTTATTTTTTGAATTTATTTTGAGGGTTCTTTTTTAAGTAGTTTCGTGATACTCTCTTGAAGTGTGGGTTGTATTCTTGATTTCTTTTTGGACTGCTTGTTTCTTCGATCTTTATTGTGATAGAGCAGCTGAGTATGTGAGATTTAAGAAAATTACGGAATAATTGAGATTGTAAAAGTGGATGAGGGTATTTCACGATGGCTGTGGAAAATAAAATGATGGATTATTCAAAAACTCTCTATTTACCACAAACAAATTTTCCTATGCGTGCTGGTTTGCCTCAAAAAGAACTTGAATTAATGACGCGATGGGAAGATATAGATCTCTACGCCCGGTTACGTCAGCAAGCAAAAACACGTCCACTTTATGTTCTTCATGACGGTCCTCCTTATGCAAATGGTAATATTCATATTGGCCATGCACTCAATAAGGTCTTAAAAGACGTTATTGTTCGCTCATTTCAAATGCGTGGTTTTAATGCAAATTATGTTCCGGGATGGGATTGCCATGGGCTTCCAATTGAGTGGAAGATTGAAGAAAAATATCGAGCACAAGGAAGAAATAAGGACGATGTACCTATTAATGAGTTTCGTCAGGAGTGTCGTGAATTTGCTCGACATTGGATAACTGTTCAAAGTGAAGAATTTAAGCGTCTTGGAATCGTAGGTGATTTTAAGAATCCCTATACAACAATGGCCTTTCATGCAGAAGCTTGTATCGCTGGTGAATTGATGAAATTTGCTATGTCTGATCAGTTGTATTGTGGTTCAAAACCGGTGATGTGGTCTGTTGTTGAACGTACGGCCTTAGCTGAAGCTGAAGTTGAATATCATGATCATGAATCGGATGCGATTTGGGTTAAATTTCCTGTCTGTGAGTCTTCTGCAAGTGATTTGCATGGTTCTTTTGTTGTAATTTGGACGACAACACCGTGGACTATACCGGGTAACCGTGCGGTAAGTTATTCGTCACAAATTTCTTATAGTGTTTATGAGGTAGAGAATGTAGAAAATGATTTTGGGCCTCAAGTTGGAGAAAGATTACTTTTTGCTGATGCTTTGGCGAAGGATTGTGCAGAAAAAGCGAAACTTGTTTTGAAGCATTTGCGCTGTGTTTCTTCCGAAGAATTGGGATCTCTAATCCTTTCTCATCCGCTAAAGGGTTTTGCTGGGAGCTACAACTATAAGATTGTGATGCTCGATGGTTCACATGTTACAGATAATTCTGGTACGGGTTTTGTGCATACGGCGCCCAGTCACGGTCGTGAAGATTTTGAGATTTGGAATTCCTATAAGCCTGTGTTGGAGAAGGAGGGTGTTGATTCGGCAATTCCCTTTCTTGTTGATGATGCTGGCTTTTACACGAAGGATGCTCCTGGTTTTGGGCCAGATCGTGAAGGAGGTGCTGCTCGTGTTATTGATGATAGCGGAAAGATGGGGAATGCGAATAAGGAGGTCATCAACGTTTTAATTCAGGGAAATAGGTTATTTGCACGTGGTCGTTTAAAACATACATATCCGTACAGTTGGCGTTCAAAGAAGCCAGTTATTTTTCGTAATACACCGCAGTGGTTTATTGCAATGGATAAAGATCTCGGTGATGGTTCAACATTGCGGAGTCGGGCACTAGAGGCTATTTCAGCAACGCGCTTTGTGCCTTCTTTAGGTCAGGGTCGTTTGGCTTCTATGATAGCGGATCGTCCTGATTGGGTGCTTTCTCGTCAGCGTGCTTGGGGGGTTCCAATTTGTATTTTTGTAAATGAAAATGGTCTTATTTTAAAGGATAAAAAAGTAAATGAACGCATTTTGGAAGCTTTCAAAACGGAAGGATCGGATGCATGGTTTGCAGAAGGAGCACGTGAGCGCTTTTTAGGTTCTCGTTCTCATGAATCCTGGCACCAAGTGCGTGATATTTTAGATGTTTGGTTTGATTCTGGTACAACGCACAATTTTGTTTTGGATCAGCGTTCTGATTTAAAATGGCCTGCAGATGTTTATTGCGAGGGCTCAGATCAGCATCGTGGTTGGTTTCAATCTTCTCTCTTGGAGAGTTGTGGAACTTATGCTTGTGCGCCCTATAAAGCGGTTGTTACGCATGGCTTTACTTTAGATGAGAATGGCAAAAAGATGTCTAAATCCTTGGGAAATACTGTTGTCCCGCAGGAAATTATTAAGACATCTGGCGCTGATATTTTTCGTTTTTGGGTAATGACAACTGATTATTGGGAAGATCAGCGTTTGGGTAAAACAATACTCCAAACAAATATAGATTCGTACCGGAAGTTACGTAATGCTATTCGATGGATGCTTGGCACTTTATCACATGATGAAGGTGAAGAAATGCCTTATTGTGTTATGCCAGATCTTGAAAAATTTATATTGCATCAACTTTATGAACTCGATCAATTAGTCCATAAAGCTTATGATCAGTTTGATTTTAAAAAGATTATGCGTGCATTATTAGATTTTTCAATTACTGAATTATCGGCGTTTTATTTTGATATTCGTAAAGATTCTCTTTATTGCGATGCGCCATCATCGGAAAAGCGTAAGGCTGCTTTGCAAGTTGTGCGTGAAATTTTTAATCGTATGGTGACGTGGCTTGCTCCGATGTTACCTTTTACTATGGAAGAAGCTTGGTTGGAGCGCTATCCGAAAAGCTATTCAGTACATTTGGAGCAATTCCGCCCTGCTTTGGCAGAGTGGAAAAATGAACTTTTAGCTGAACGTTGGAAAAAAATCAAAAAGGTTCGTAGAGCTGTTACGGGTGCTTTAGAATTGGAACGGGCAGATAAGCGTATTGGTTCGTCCTTAGAAGCTTCTCCTACCGTTTTTGTTTCTGATCCTGTTTTATTAAAAGCACTAGAAAATTTAGATATGGCAGAAATTTGTATCACGAGTGCGTTTACGATCATTCAGGATGTTCCTCCACCAAATGCTTTTGTTTTAAGCGATGTTGAAGGTGTCGGTGTATTTCCAGGAAAAGCTGTGGGTGTGAAGTGTGCTCGATCGTGGCGTTATACTCAGGATGTCGGGAGTGATCCAGATTATCCGGATGTTTCTATTCGTGATGCCGCTGCTTTACGAGAATTGCGGGCACTCGGAAAAATTTGAATTAACATTAAGTAAGTGCAATTTTGGTATATTGAGTGTGCGTAATTTTGTAATTACTTGGGCTATTTTTGTGTGATTTTTTGTTTTAAAAGAATAGTAAGTTATATATTTTAGAGTGGGATCTCTAAAAATATTGAAATCGGATATTTGGGAGATGAAAAAAGCTCAGTCAACAAAATGTTAATGACAAAGATATCTACCATTTGAAAAAAATAGGAAGATAATAGAGTGTTCTTGTGCTGATCGTGCAAGATTTTTAACCGGTGGATAGAACAAAAAACGATAGAAGAGTCAATAAAGAGACAGAAATAATGTGGTCTCTGCCGTCTAGATGGTTTTTCGAGATATTGAAAGCTGATACGAATTGTATTCGTTGCTAAGTAAGCGAATGGTGTAAAAATATTTCAAAAAAAACCTAATTCCGAAAAATTGATTATTTATCAAGAGGTGTTTTTGTTACGTTTTTGTGCGAAGAACTCCTTAAGTAATAGGCTTGCTTCTTTTTCTTTAAAGCCAGAATAAACATCAGGCATGTGATGACAAGTTTGCTGCTGGTAGAGGCGGGGGCCGTGTTCAATAGCACCTCCTTTTGGGTCACTCGTTGAGTAATAGAGACGTCGTATGCGTGTGAGCGAAATGGCTGCAGCACACATGGCACAGGGTTCGAGTGTTACGTATAGATCACAACCAGGAAGTCTTTCACTTTGTAGTATTTTGCAGGCCATACGAATGACGCGTATTTCTGCGTGTCCTGTAGGATCATGTAGAGTTTTTATAAGGTTACCTGCTCGAGCGATAACAGTTTTACCACGTGTGATAATAGCTCCTACAGGGACTTCATCCTGTTCTGCTGCTAATTGTGCTTCTAGAAGAGCTATTTCCATAGGGGTAAGAGTCATATTTTTTTCTATTTTGATAGTAGATATGGTTGAAAGATTATATATAAAAATTTGCTGTGAGGCGAGTAAGCCTGCTACACTTGTTTACAATGGAAGGGATTACATTACCTCTAAAAAGAGTCTAAAGCCTACTTAAAGGTAAATAGGATATATAAATTCCCAAAGGATAAAGAATGACGAAGGATTATGCTTCCCGCGCTTTTCATAAGAAACAACATAAAACGAACCATAGGTCATCTGAACAATATGGAAAAAAACAAAGTGAAAAAAAAGTGTGTGAAAATTGTGAAAGTGAACGGATTGCTAAGAGGCTAGCGCGTGCTGGTATAGCATCACGTCGTGATGCAGAAATGATGATTATCGCAGGCCGCGTTATGGTGAATGGTGCAATTATAAAAACACCTGCTTTAAATGTTGCACATTCTGATGTCATTATGGTTGACGGAGCACCTTTACCTCCTGTAGAGCGAACACGGTTGTGGCTATATCATAAGCCGGCAGGGCTTGTTACGACAAATCGTGATCCTGAAAATAGGCCTACTGTGTTTGATTGTTTACCAGAAGGGATGCCACGTGTTCTTTCCATAGGTAGGCTTGATATTAATACGGAAGGATTGTTATTGTTAACAAATGATGGTGGCTTGGCGCGTGTATTGGAGCTTCCTTTAACAGGGTGGGTACGTAAGTATCGGGTTCGTGCTTATGGAAAAGTGAAACAGAAAGATCTAGATAATCTCAAAAATGGCATTGCGATTGATGGTATTTTTTATGGTTCGATTGAAGCATCAATTGATCGTGAACAAGGATCTAACATCTGGTTATCTGTTGCTCTGCGTGAAGGAAAAAATCGTGAGATTAAAAATATTTTGGGTGCATTGGGGTTATCAGTTAATCGTTTAATACGTGTATCATACGGTCCATTTCAGCTCTCTGATTTGCAAGAAGGTGCAGTGCGTGAATTGAGAGGACGAATATTACGTGATCAATTAGGAGAACGTTTAATTATGCAGGCGAATGCCAATTTTGATGCGCCTATTCTTAAACCTTTCTCAAATTCAGCAGTTGTTTCTGAACAAGAAAATGATAAACAATCTTTTCGAGGAAATGGAGGCTGGATTTTTTCTGATAATGGTAAAGCTCGCCAAGGCACTAGAAGCCGTTCTGTCGAACGTGATCGTGCACGGTTAGGTACAAAACTTGATGACAGATCAGGTAGTAAGGAAGAGCGTTTTTTATCGCGATCGCGTCGTTCTAATGTGTGGATGGCTTCAGGTGCTCGTCCACAAGTTGAGCGTAAAAAATTTCACTCTCATGGTGATGATGAACGGGGTTATTCAGATTCTTTTTCCAGCAAAAAAAGATTTCATAAAGATGGTGCTAGACAATTAAAACAGAGTGAAAAATCTGATTCTTTCAACAAAGAACGTGATCGGATATTGCCTCGTGAAATGAATTCTCTGAACAAGGAGGTTAAGCATCTCAAGAAGAAGTTGGTGGGTATCAAGAATGAGTATGATGAGAATTCGTTAGTTGGAAGACGAAAAGCTAAAATATCACCTTATGATCGCATAAAAAAATTTAAACCGTCTGATAATAATTCTAAAAAATCTAAATTATCTGGAGAGAGTCGTGCGGGTCGTTGGCGGTAAGTTTTCGAGTCGCACTTTATTCGCACCTACGAGCAACTTTATTCGACCAACGAGTGATCGTACACGTGAAAGTCTTTTCAATATTTTTTCTAGTAAAGAAGAGAAATTTTGGGTGGGGAAGCGTGTTCTCGACCTTTTTGCGGGTACAGGTGCTTTAGGAATTGAAGCACTTTCACGTGGGGCAAAAGCAGCTGTTTTTATTGAAAATTCTGTTGAAGGACGCGGTCTGATACAGAAAAATATTGAAGCATTTGAATTACAGGGGGTAGGACGAATTTTGCGTCGTGATGCAACAAAACTTGGTTATATTGGGACAATGCAGCCATTTGACGTAATTTTTGCTGATCCTCCTTACGGGCGCTGTTTAGGTGAAAAGGCTTTTGTAGAGATATTGAGGGGAGGATGGGCAAAAGATGAAGCATTTTTTGTGCTCGAGGAAGAAAAAAGGGCTATTATAAATTTACCTGGTGTATTTCACTTGGTTGATGAGCGTTTTTATCGTGATACAGTGGTGCGCATTTACAAAATCTGATTATAAAGCGCGATCTGAAAAATATCCGTTTCATTTGGAGCATCAGTATGATTTTTTCGTATCGTCAATTAAATAGGTGCAAACTGCAAACAAATTGTTATCTGATTGGCTGAAGCTAGATTACAGGATACCGATTTTAGCGAACTAAATTTATGGTCACTATGATTTCAAGTAGTTGTGTAGCTTGCTATTTACGGTTTTTGAGTTGTTATATTGAATGGGTAAATTTTTTTAACAAACACTGATGATATTTTGGGCGTTAATAATTGAATTGAAATATTTTATTGCTACAATTTTGGGCAGTTGGTATTTTGAAAGTGTGTCCGCATATTTAATCAGAGGTTCTCTTCATAAGATTTTTAGCCCCTCTAAAAATTAGAGGGATCCTTATGGTACAAAAATTTAGAAACTTATGAATTAAAAATTAAAGAATATATTTGTGGTATACCATGAAAAAGCGTAGGGATATGTAGGAGTTAATTTTGTAGGTCTTTATAAATTACCTATCAAAGTGAAGTAAGTGTGTGAAGGAGTCTACGATGCGTATCGAGGATCAGATTGATAAAGCTGCTTCGTTGGTTGAGGAAGCTAAACGTTATGGAGCTGATGCTGCCGATGCTGTCGTTGTTTGTTCCCGTTCTGTATGTGTATCAGTTCGTTTTGGTAAAGTTGAGTCGACAGAATCTTCAGAAAGTGATCACTTCACATTGAGAGCATTTGTTGGCAAAAAAGTAGCTAGTGTATCTGCTAATTTGGCAATTTGTCCGCAAGAGTTAGCGGAGCGTACTGTTGCAATGGCTAAAGCTTCACCGGACAGTGTGTTTGAAGGTTTAGCTGATAAGGATTTTTTGGTTAAACATCCTAAGAATCTTGATCTTTTCGATAGTTTTGTTCCACAGAGTGATTCGTTAAGAGATGATGCGTTAAAAATGGAAGCTGCCGCTCTTGGTGTTGCAGGAGTGAATAATTCTGGGGGTGCAGCTGCGGCGTATGGTCATAAAGGGCTTGCTCTTGTGACAAGCAATGGTTTTTTAAGTGCATATCGTTCCAGTAATTTTTCACGTTCTTGTAGTGTACTTGCGGGTGAAGGTACAATGATGGAGAGAGATTATGATTATACAACAGCCTTGCATTTTTCTGATTTGGAAGCGGCAGAAATTGTAGGTAGAAATGCAGGGATGAGAGCAGTTCAACGTTTGGGAGCTGTTCGTGCTTCTACAGGGAGAGTTGATGTTATTTTTTCTTCACGTATAGCTCGTGGTATTGCTGGACATATTGCATCCATGGTTAATGGGGCATCTGTAGCTCGCAAAACAAGCCTCTTACAAAATTTGAAAGGGGAAAGAGTGATGAAGTCTGGTGTCAATGTAACGGATCAGCCTTTGAGGTTGAGGGGAAACGCTTCTCGTCCTTTTGATGGTGAAGGTGTGGAAGGGCAAGCACTGAATGTCATTGAAGATGGTGTTTTAAATAATTGGCTTCTCTCATTATCTTCGGCTCGTGAATTGGGGCTTGAAACAAATGGGCATGGGGTTCGTTCTGGATCATTTATTCAACCAGCGAGTACCAATTTTGCTATTGAGCCTGGGTCAATTACACCCCAAGATATGATAAAAAGTTTACAAAAAGGTTTTTATGTTACGGAATTGTTTGGACATGGTGTTGATTTTGTAACAGGTCAATATAGTCGTGGTGCTGCAGGTTTTTGGATTGAAAATGGCGAAATTACTTATCCAGTAAGTGAGGTAACATTGGGATCTGATTTGCTTTATATGTTGGCTCATTTGACGCCTGCAAATGATATTGACAGACGTTACAGTACGACTTCTCCGACCTTGTTAATTGAAGGGATGACGCTTGCAGGACAATAAAACTCGTTATTATTCGGATCTTGATCTTTTGCTAAATGTTTGTCAGAAGGCAGGGAATTTGGCAATGGGGTATTTTGGATGTGATTTGAAAGTTTGGATTAAAAATGGTCACTCACCGGTGAGTGAGGTGGATTTGGCTGTTGATAGTTTTTTAAAGGAAAAACTTCTTGAAGCACGGCCAAATTATGATTGGATATCAGAAGAAATGGATAATGAACGCAAACAACAGAGCTGTGGGCGTTATTTTTTAGTTGATCCAATCGATGGGACTCGTGGCTTTTTGTCTGGCCATACTGATTGGTGTATCTCTGTTGCCATAATTGAAAATGGGCGTCCTGTTGTAAGTGTTGTACAGTGTCCAGCTAAGGGTGATGTTTATGCTGCCATTGCGGGGGGAGGTGCAAAATTAAATGGTGTGAGATTGCCTCTTTTAGAATCTCGAATAGATCAACAATATAGGGTTTCTATTGATCAATCAATCATCCACAGGTTACCATTTGATTTTTGTAGTAAAGTGAGGTTCTTGGATAATATTTCTTCCCTTGCATACCGTATCATTCTTGCTGCAAAGGGTGAGGTTGATGCTGTGTTGGTTCGGCCAAATTGCCATGATTGGGATATTGCTGCCGCTGACCTCATTATTGAAGAATGTGGTGGGCACTTAGTATCGTTTGATGCACCATTTATTTCCTACGGCGGAGAAGTTTATCAATATGGGTTTTTAGCTGCAGGCGAGAATAACTGTCGTCAAAATATGATAGATGTTGTTCGCCAGGCAAAGTTAGTTTAATCAGAGAGCGGTATTTTAAGATTTTTGGATGATATGGAGGCGGGTATGGCCGCGATCAATGAGAAGAAACAATTACTATATCTTGTATTTGGTGGGGAGTTAGAAAATCTTCAAGATAATAAATTTAAGAATTTGAATGATTTGGATATAGTAGGTATCTTTCCGGATTATAAATCTGCAGAAGGAATGTGGCGGGCAAAATCACAAAGCACTGTAGATAACGCGCTACAACGATATTATATCGTGCATTTACACCGATTTTTTGATCTTGAAACAGGTAATGCGTCATAAATAAGTATTCAGTCATTATTGTAGCACTATGATGAGATTGAGTGGGATGGATTTTGTCGTATGAAGGAAATAATTCAGAAAAAAGACAATTATTTAAAGCTGTTTTGGCGAAAAAATCGTGATAAATTAGTGAAGAACAAGTTTATAAAGTTTCTTTTTGTTTGGATATTGATAAATTATTTGCGTCTTGTGTACTGGACAAATCCACTGTTAAAAGGTTCGGATGATGCAAAAAAGGCACATGATACTTATGGTCCGTTTATTATTACCTTTTGGCATGGGCGTCATATTATGGCGCCATTTCTTCGTCCACCAGGTGAGCCAGTTGTTGCTATGTTTTCTCGTTCTTCAGATGCAGAAATAAATGCGCAGTTAGCGAGAAAAATGGGGGTTGAGATTGTACGTGGTTCAGGAGGAAGATGTCCAACGCATTCTGTTAATAAAGGAGGAGCACGAGCACTATTGGCACTTAAAAACGCTCTTAAATTTGGTAAAACAGCTGTGATGATTGCAGATATTTCACATGGAAAAGCACGAGAGTCTGGAAGAGGAATTATTTTATTAGCTAAAATTTCTGGCCGTCCCATTGTTCCTTACATATATGCATTTTCACGCGAAAAAGTTCTTGAGAAAACATGGGACAAGACTGCAATTCCTCTTCCTTTTGGGCGTTCAATTTTTCTCATGGGAACTGCATTGTTTGTTCCTAAAGATGCTGATGATGCTTTATTAGAGGAAAAACGTGTTCAATTAACAAATATGATGAATCGTTTAACAGATGAGGCATATAGCCGTCTTAAAAGTAGTCAGTGAGGTTAATTGGATGATGAAATTGAAAGCAAGAGCAGCTATTTCACTTTATCGGGCAATAGGTTTTTGTTTATATATTTTTGTTTCCTTTTATTTATTTGTCCGTGTTTTACGTGGCAAGGAAGAGGTTAGGCGTCGAAAAGAGCGTTTTGGCAAAAGTCAGAAGTTGCGTCCCTCGGGTCCTTTGGTTTGGTTTCATGCAGCTAGTGTTGGAGAGACACAGGCCCTTTTACCTCTCATTGAGTATATTTTATCCCTTAATATTAATGTGTTATTGACAACATGCACAGTGGCGTCTTCTTCTTTTATAAAAAATCGTTTTGGGGAGCGGTTGATTCATCAATATGCTCCGCTAGATTTAGAATTAATAATACATCGTTTTATTAATCACTGGAAACCTGATTTGGTGTTAACCTGTGAGTCAGAAATTTGGCCTTTGCGGATAATAGCGCTTTCTGAAAAACGTATTCCACAAATTTGGGTGAATGCTCATATGTCGGAACGTTCTTTTCAAGTATGGCAAAGAATGAAGGCTTTTTCTGAATATATTTTTCAGCATATTAATATGGTTGTTGGGCAAAATGAAAGGGATGTAGCTTACTATCAGACTCTTGGGGCAAAATCTGTAGTTCTTTCCGGAAATCTTAAGGCTGATGTTGTACCATTTGAAGATCAAGAATTGCTTACACGCTATCACAATTTTATCAGGAATCGCCCGATTTGGGCTGCTGTTTCGACTCATGAGGGAGAAGAAGAAATTGCCCTTGAAGTTCATAAAACTCTCAAAAATTATTGGCCAGATTTATTAACGATTATTGTGCCCCGTCACATCGAGCGTACAGAGGCTATCATGAAGGTATGTGATCGTGAGGGTATTCAGTATGTCTGCAGAAGTAGTAACATTGTTCCAGATTCGCAGACAGATGTCTTATTAGGAGATACGGTTGGAGAAATGGGTCTTTTCCTTCGTTTATCAAAGGTCGCTTTTATTGGGAAATCGTTATGTAGTAGCGGCGGCCACAATCCATTGGAGCTTGCTTTCCTTGGTGCAGTAATTGTGACAGGACCTAATTTTTCAAATTTTCAGGATATATTTGAACAATTTTTATCTCATGATGCGGCTTGCGTCGTTGAAAACAAGATACAGCTTGCTCTCCAAATAAATGTGCTTTTAGGCAATGAAGTTCTGAGACAAGAAATGGCTGATAAGGCTTATAAAGTGGCAACAGGTATGGCTGGTGCTTTTGAATGTACACGGAGGGTTTTATATCCATTTTTGCAACCGCTTATTATTCAAAAAACTTTAAATCGGTGTTAGAGTCAGTATGTACATTAAAGCTCCTCGATTTTGGTGGAAAAGAAAAAGTTTTTTACGTTTTTTATTAGCACCAATTGCAAGTATTTATGGTTGTTATGTACGTTATCGAATGATAAAAACTCCTCCCATCGTTGATTTACCTGTTTTATGTATTGGAAATTTTACTTTAGGAGGAACTGGTAAAACGCCTGTTGTGATTGCTTTTTCTCAATTGGCCAGGGAGCTTGGTTTAAATCCTGGTATAGTCTCGCGTGGTTATGGTGGAATCGTGAAGGGGGTTCATCTTGTTGATGTAAAACGTGATAATGCCGATCATGTTGGAGACGAGGCTCTTTTGTTAGCTCATCATGCTCTTGTTGCTATTTCACCCGATCGTTATATAGCGGCACAACGACTTAAGAGAGAAGGTTGTGATTTTATTTTGATGGATGATGGGTTTCAAAGTCGTCGTCTTTATATGGATTATGCACTACTCGTCGTAGATGCGATGCGTGGTTTTGGAAATGGAGCGGTTTTTCCAGCAGGTCCTTTGCGTGCTCCTTTAGATGTGCAATTTTCTTTTATGGATAGTATCTTATGCATTGGCCATTTGAGTGAGTGTGACAATATAGCATCTTTAGCAGTACTTTCTGATAAATCTTTACACTATGCTTGCTTTAAATCGTTAGTTTCTAGTGAAGTTACAGGAAAGTCTTTTTTAGCCTTTTCGGGTATCGGTAATCCAGATAAATTTTTCAGATCCATTGAAGAAATGTCTGGTCATGTTGTGCAAAAGGTTTCTTATCCTGATCATTACGTTTTCACTGTGAGTGATATAAAAAGCCTTGTACAAAAAGCGCAAATTCAGAATTTGTGGCTCGCTACGACTGCGAAAGATTATGTTCGCATGCAAGCACAAGGTTTACAAAGAAATTTAAAGAATTTAATTGTATTTGATGTTAAGATGGATTTTTTTCAAAAAGATTTTTGCCATGAAATTCTTGAGGAAGTTATGACTCGCTTCAGGCAACGAAAGCGCCCTTGTAGTATGTGATTGTGAAAATAAAAATTTCCTGCATTCAAAGTATTAATTAGTTATTTTGAGATTTACTGAGTAATTGACG of Bartonella ancashensis contains these proteins:
- the waaA gene encoding lipid IV(A) 3-deoxy-D-manno-octulosonic acid transferase; the protein is MMKLKARAAISLYRAIGFCLYIFVSFYLFVRVLRGKEEVRRRKERFGKSQKLRPSGPLVWFHAASVGETQALLPLIEYILSLNINVLLTTCTVASSSFIKNRFGERLIHQYAPLDLELIIHRFINHWKPDLVLTCESEIWPLRIIALSEKRIPQIWVNAHMSERSFQVWQRMKAFSEYIFQHINMVVGQNERDVAYYQTLGAKSVVLSGNLKADVVPFEDQELLTRYHNFIRNRPIWAAVSTHEGEEEIALEVHKTLKNYWPDLLTIIVPRHIERTEAIMKVCDREGIQYVCRSSNIVPDSQTDVLLGDTVGEMGLFLRLSKVAFIGKSLCSSGGHNPLELAFLGAVIVTGPNFSNFQDIFEQFLSHDAACVVENKIQLALQINVLLGNEVLRQEMADKAYKVATGMAGAFECTRRVLYPFLQPLIIQKTLNRC
- the lpxK gene encoding tetraacyldisaccharide 4'-kinase, coding for MYIKAPRFWWKRKSFLRFLLAPIASIYGCYVRYRMIKTPPIVDLPVLCIGNFTLGGTGKTPVVIAFSQLARELGLNPGIVSRGYGGIVKGVHLVDVKRDNADHVGDEALLLAHHALVAISPDRYIAAQRLKREGCDFILMDDGFQSRRLYMDYALLVVDAMRGFGNGAVFPAGPLRAPLDVQFSFMDSILCIGHLSECDNIASLAVLSDKSLHYACFKSLVSSEVTGKSFLAFSGIGNPDKFFRSIEEMSGHVVQKVSYPDHYVFTVSDIKSLVQKAQIQNLWLATTAKDYVRMQAQGLQRNLKNLIVFDVKMDFFQKDFCHEILEEVMTRFRQRKRPCSM